The following are from one region of the Myotis daubentonii chromosome 2, mMyoDau2.1, whole genome shotgun sequence genome:
- the LOC132227321 gene encoding LOW QUALITY PROTEIN: terminal nucleotidyltransferase 5B-like (The sequence of the model RefSeq protein was modified relative to this genomic sequence to represent the inferred CDS: inserted 1 base in 1 codon; deleted 1 base in 1 codon), whose amino-acid sequence MMPENGVERSDRAAELVGTAAALAVATAAQASGGPDPGAASASLGPHLSGLGWPQVKRLDVLLSEPIPIHRRGNFPTLSVQPRQIVQVVRSSLEEQGLRVHGVRLHGSAASHVLHPENGLGYKDLDLVFRVDLRSEASFQLTKEVVLAACWTSCLLDFLPAGVSRAKITPLTLKEAYVQKLVKVCTDTDRWSLISLSNKRGKNMELKFVDSIRRQFEFSVDSFQIMLDSLLLFGQCSSTPMSEAFHPTVTGESLYGDVNEALEHLRHRVIATHNPEEIRGGGLLKYCHLLVRGFWPQPSTDVRALPRYMCSRFFIDFPDLVEQQRTLERHLEAHFSGXDSARRYACLVTLHQVVNESTVCLMSHERRQTLDLIATMALQALAEQGPAAAAALAWRHPGPDGAVPATFNYYVTPVQPLLAWAHSCYPTWLPCN is encoded by the exons ATGATGCCAGAGAACGGAGTGGAGCGCTCGGACCGGGCGGCTGAGCTAGTAGGGACGGCTGCAGCCTTGGCGGTGGCCACGGCCGCCCAGGCAAGTGGCGGCCCCGACCCAGGAGCCGCATCAGCCTCCCTCGGACCGCACCTGAGTGGGCTAGGCTGGCCGCAGGTGAAGCGGCTGGACGTGCTCCTGAGCGAGCCAATCCCCATTCACAGGCGCGGCAACTTTCCAACGCTGAGCGTGCAGCCCCGGCAGATCGTGCAGGTCGTCCGCAGCAGCCTAGAAGAACAGGGACTGCGTGTGCATGGTGTGCGGCTACACGGCTCAGCTGCCAGCCACGTGCTGCACCCTGAGAATGGCTTGGGCTATAAGGACCTAGACTTAGTGTTCCGCGTGGACCTGCGCAGCGAGGCATCCTTCCAGCTGACCAAGGAGGTGGTGCTGGCC GCCTGCTGGACTTCCTGCCTGCTGGACTTCCTGCCTGCTGGCGTGAGCCGGGCCAAGATCACGCCACTGACACTCAAGGAGGCCTACGTGCAGAAGCTGGTGAAAGTGTGCACAGACACGGACCGCTGGAGCCTCATCTCGCTGTCCAACAAGAGAGGCAAGAACATGGAGCTCAAATTTGTGGACTCAATCAGGCGCCAGTTCGAGTTCAGCGTAGACTCCTTCCAGATCATGCTGGACTCCCTGCTGCTCTTCGGCCAGTGCTCATCCACGCCCATGTCTGAGGCCTTCCATCCAACGGTGACGGGCGAGAGCCTGTATGGGGACGTCAACGAAGCCCTGGAGCACCTGCGGCACAGAGTCATCGCCACACACAACCCTGAAGAGATCCGCGGTGGCGGCCTCCTCAAGTACTGCCACCTCCTGGTGCGTGGCTTCTGGCCACAGCCCAGCACCGACGTGCGCGCCCTGCCACGTTACATGTGCTCCCGGTTCTTCATTGACTTCCCGGACCTGGTGGAGCAGCAGCGCACCCTGGAGCGCCACCTGGAGGCCCACTTCAGCG GAGACTCAGCCCGCCGCTACGCCTGCCTGGTGACACTACATCAGGTGGTCAACGAGAGCACTGTGTGCCTCATGAGCCATGAGCGTCGCCAGACACTGGACCTCATCGCCACCATGGCACTCCAGGCtctggctgagcagggcccagctgctgccgctgccctggcctggcgccaTCCAGGCCCTGATGGGGCTGTGCCTGCCACTTTCAATTACTACGTGACCCCTGTGCAgcctctgctggcctgggcccactCCTGCTATCCCACCTGGCTGCCTTGTAACTGA